A genomic region of Xyrauchen texanus isolate HMW12.3.18 chromosome 29, RBS_HiC_50CHRs, whole genome shotgun sequence contains the following coding sequences:
- the LOC127623227 gene encoding heat shock factor-binding protein 1-like — MAETDPKSVQDLTAVVQTLLQQMQDKFQTMSDQIIGRIDEMSTRIDDLEKNIADLMTQAGVEEIEGENKVKEGETS; from the exons ATGGCAGAGACAGACCCCAAATCGGTTCAGGATCTGACAGCAGTG GTGCAGACTTTGCTGCAGCAGATGCAGGACAAGTTCCAGACCATGTCAGACCAGATCATCGGGAGAA TTGATGAAATGAGCACGCGTATCGATGATCTGGAGAAGAATATAGCAGACTTGATGACTCAGGCAGGAGTGGAAGAAATTGAAGGAGAGAATAAGGTCAAAGAGGGAGAGACCTCCTAG